Proteins encoded together in one Campylobacter concisus window:
- a CDS encoding hydroxymethylpyrimidine/phosphomethylpyrimidine kinase, with translation MKKILIIAGSCNSGTAGLQADIKTCARLSCYSATAVTSLVAETTDAIKSVVCLEPSFVKDELCTLAEEFSFDAIKIGMLFSEEIMDVVHEFLLTQKCKIVLDPVCVSKSGHKLIKDSAVEKLKELMKLATVATPNLDEANVLFGGNFKNLPCDIIVKKHVSEDSSIDTLYRKDGSLQNFKTPLASPLVMSGTGCTFSTALACYLAKGKSLEEAIGLSKEYICEIIKESIDTKLGKNRLLWHGAK, from the coding sequence CATGCGCTAGGTTAAGTTGTTACAGCGCAACGGCGGTCACTTCGCTTGTTGCTGAGACTACAGACGCGATAAAAAGCGTAGTTTGCTTAGAGCCTAGCTTTGTTAAAGATGAACTTTGCACGCTTGCGGAAGAATTTAGCTTTGATGCCATAAAGATCGGCATGCTCTTTAGCGAGGAGATAATGGACGTGGTGCATGAGTTTTTGCTCACTCAAAAGTGCAAGATCGTGCTTGATCCAGTCTGCGTCTCAAAGAGCGGCCACAAACTCATAAAAGATAGCGCAGTAGAGAAGCTAAAAGAGCTAATGAAGCTTGCCACCGTCGCCACGCCAAATTTAGACGAGGCAAATGTCCTTTTTGGAGGGAATTTTAAAAATCTGCCTTGCGATATCATCGTGAAAAAGCATGTAAGTGAGGATAGTAGCATAGATACGCTTTATAGAAAAGATGGTTCACTGCAAAATTTCAAAACTCCGCTTGCTAGTCCGCTTGTGATGAGTGGCACTGGTTGCACTTTCTCGACAGCGCTTGCTTGCTACCTTGCAAAGGGCAAGAGCTTAGAGGAGGCCATAGGGCTTTCAAAAGAGTATATTTGTGAGATTATAAAAGAGAGTATCGACACAAAACTAGGCAAAAACCGCCTACTTTGGCACGGAGCGAAGTAA